The following are from one region of the Hyphomicrobium album genome:
- a CDS encoding metal ABC transporter permease — translation MLKAMFVSALVGGVCAFLSAYLMLKGWSLMGDALGHAVVPGVAVAYLMQLPYAAGAFVAGLLAALGMGLVKHRTRLREDAIIGLVFTAFFAAGLLIASIYPTSINIQTIVLGNILGISDEDVVQVVIIAAVSLALLLAKWRDLMVVFFDESHARTVGIDAGALKIMFFALLAACTVAALQTVGACLVIAMVVTPGATAYLLTDRFGRLLALSVAIGAGTSFAGAYISYFLDGATGGVIVTLQTLLFLAAFYLAPKHGVIAARRRRPVPSSQGAIP, via the coding sequence ATGCTGAAGGCAATGTTCGTCAGCGCATTGGTCGGCGGCGTGTGCGCGTTCCTGTCCGCCTACTTGATGCTGAAGGGCTGGTCGCTGATGGGCGACGCGCTCGGGCATGCCGTGGTCCCCGGCGTGGCGGTGGCCTATCTCATGCAGCTGCCATACGCCGCCGGCGCCTTCGTCGCCGGGCTGCTGGCGGCGCTCGGGATGGGGCTCGTCAAGCACCGCACGCGCCTACGCGAGGATGCGATCATCGGTTTGGTGTTTACGGCATTCTTTGCGGCGGGGCTGCTCATCGCCTCCATCTATCCGACGTCGATCAATATCCAGACGATCGTGCTCGGCAACATCCTCGGCATCTCCGACGAGGACGTGGTGCAGGTGGTGATCATCGCCGCGGTTTCGCTGGCGCTGCTGCTTGCGAAGTGGCGCGACCTGATGGTCGTCTTCTTCGACGAAAGCCACGCGCGCACGGTCGGCATCGACGCCGGCGCGCTGAAGATCATGTTCTTCGCGCTGCTCGCGGCATGCACCGTCGCGGCGCTGCAGACGGTCGGCGCCTGTCTCGTCATCGCCATGGTGGTTACGCCGGGGGCGACGGCCTATCTGCTCACCGACCGCTTCGGCAGGTTGTTGGCGCTGAGCGTCGCCATCGGCGCGGGGACAAGCTTCGCCGGCGCCTACATCAGCTACTTCCTCGACGGCGCGACCGGGGGGGTGATCGTCACGCTGCAGACGCTCCTGTTCCTCGCCGCCTTCTATCTCGCGCCCAAGCACGGCGTGATCGCAGCGCGCCGCCGTCGGCCGGTGCCGTCGTCACAGGGAGCGATTCCGTGA
- a CDS encoding carbohydrate kinase family protein, with translation MKAITIGGAMVDTIAIIESDRIERMAMLNADTSFLLLEEGRKTEALDVSTHCGGGAINTAVAMARLGFDVSTLVKLGRDARADFILARLSTEGISGRWVLRDAKAPTGASVIVSSHDRNAAVFTFRGANTLLEPTDMVDEAFATDLVYVSSLSNRSAECFPHIIKKAKAAGALVAVNAGVRQLSARGGAFLDNLSSIDVLAINRAEADALVPGLVAKFGEGGTALTLEAGEQPPPLLARGLVGGGYEMSLPAFLHSLRALGTRYVMLTDGHGGAFVCADGGVHFCPAAEATVASTAGAGDSMASTFAALIALGRPSDVALKAATLNAASVVSYIDTQTGLLRRDALEGRLAARCHLQLRKWSL, from the coding sequence ATGAAGGCTATTACGATCGGCGGCGCTATGGTCGATACGATCGCCATCATAGAGAGCGATCGCATCGAACGAATGGCGATGCTCAACGCGGATACCTCGTTCCTCTTGCTCGAGGAGGGCCGCAAGACCGAAGCGCTGGACGTCTCCACCCATTGCGGCGGCGGCGCCATCAACACCGCCGTTGCCATGGCGCGTCTCGGGTTCGATGTATCGACGCTGGTGAAGCTCGGCCGTGACGCGCGCGCGGATTTCATACTGGCTCGCCTTAGCACCGAGGGCATCTCTGGACGTTGGGTTCTGCGCGATGCGAAGGCTCCGACCGGCGCCTCGGTGATCGTCTCCTCGCACGACCGCAACGCTGCAGTGTTCACCTTTCGCGGCGCCAATACGCTGCTCGAGCCGACGGATATGGTCGACGAAGCTTTCGCGACCGACCTCGTCTACGTGTCGAGCCTCTCTAACCGCTCAGCCGAGTGCTTTCCGCACATCATCAAGAAGGCCAAGGCCGCCGGCGCGCTGGTCGCGGTCAACGCCGGGGTACGCCAGCTCTCGGCGCGTGGCGGAGCGTTTCTCGATAACCTTTCCAGTATCGACGTCCTCGCCATCAATCGAGCCGAGGCAGATGCGCTCGTGCCTGGCCTCGTCGCCAAGTTCGGTGAAGGCGGAACGGCACTCACGCTCGAAGCCGGCGAGCAACCGCCGCCGCTGCTAGCGCGCGGCCTCGTCGGCGGGGGGTACGAAATGAGCCTTCCGGCCTTCCTCCACTCGCTGCGCGCGCTCGGGACGCGCTATGTCATGCTCACCGACGGCCACGGTGGAGCGTTCGTATGCGCCGATGGCGGCGTTCATTTCTGTCCGGCTGCCGAGGCGACCGTGGCCAGCACGGCGGGTGCCGGCGACTCCATGGCATCGACGTTTGCGGCGCTCATCGCCCTGGGACGGCCGAGCGATGTGGCGCTCAAGGCCGCGACTCTAAACGCGGCCAGCGTCGTCTCCTATATCGATACGCAGACCGGCCTCTTGCGCCGCGATGCGCTGGAAGGTCGCCTGGCCGCAAGGTGCCATCTTCAGCTACGCAAGTGGAGCCTCTAG
- a CDS encoding metal ABC transporter permease, which yields MSELWDFFVVPLSYGFMQRALAASILIGAVCSVLSCYLVLKGWSLMGDAISHAVLPGIVLAAVLGLPFAVGAFAAGLACALLIGYLKENSRVKEDTVMGIVFSGMFGLGLVLFTKVETDQHLLHVLFGDMLGITPRDLIEVAIIAGGTLLIVLAKRRDLLLYCFDPQHARAIGLPLGVIHYGLLVLLALTIVASLKAVGIILVVAMLVAPGAIAYLLTDRFERMLVIAACVAIGASFFGTLISFHIDGATGPCIVLLQAFVFVLAFLFAPRRGVFALKRSNSHSAG from the coding sequence GTGAGCGAGCTGTGGGACTTCTTCGTCGTGCCGCTGAGCTATGGCTTCATGCAGCGGGCGCTCGCGGCGTCAATCCTCATCGGCGCCGTCTGCTCGGTGCTGTCTTGCTATCTGGTGCTCAAGGGCTGGTCGCTCATGGGCGACGCCATCTCGCACGCCGTGCTGCCGGGCATCGTGCTGGCGGCGGTGCTCGGCCTCCCGTTCGCCGTCGGCGCCTTCGCGGCCGGTCTCGCCTGCGCGCTGCTCATCGGCTACCTCAAGGAAAACAGCCGCGTGAAAGAGGACACGGTGATGGGAATCGTGTTCTCGGGCATGTTCGGGCTGGGGCTGGTGCTGTTCACAAAGGTCGAGACCGATCAGCATCTCCTGCACGTTCTCTTCGGCGACATGCTCGGCATCACGCCGCGCGATTTGATCGAGGTCGCGATCATTGCCGGAGGCACGCTGCTCATCGTCCTCGCCAAGCGCCGCGATCTCTTGCTCTATTGCTTCGATCCGCAGCACGCCCGTGCCATCGGCCTACCGCTCGGCGTCATTCACTACGGGCTTTTGGTGCTGTTGGCGCTGACGATCGTCGCCTCGCTCAAGGCAGTGGGCATCATCCTGGTCGTGGCGATGCTGGTGGCGCCCGGCGCCATTGCCTATCTGCTTACCGACCGTTTCGAGCGCATGCTGGTGATCGCCGCCTGCGTCGCCATCGGCGCGAGCTTCTTCGGAACGCTCATTTCCTTCCACATCGACGGCGCGACGGGCCCCTGCATCGTTCTGCTACAGGCGTTCGTGTTCGTGCTCGCCTTCCTGTTCGCGCCGCGCCGCGGCGTATTCGCTCTCAAGCGCAGCAACTCTCACTCTGCCGGGTGA
- a CDS encoding multidrug efflux RND transporter permease subunit, whose translation MSFTDIFIRRPVLASVVSLLILLIGLSAAFNLQVRQYPELSNTTITITTSYPGANADVIKGFITVPIQQAVASAEGIDTLSSSSRQNVSTVTLNLRLNADPDRAVADVLSKVNQVRSVLPPESMDPVVIKQTGESTALMYLSFNSDVLTSSQITDYLTRVVQPKLQTVDGVANAQILGGQTFAMRIWLNPQKMAALGVTPLQVRTSLAANNFTTAAGQIKGDFVETTINAETSLASAEAFGQLVVAARGDALVRLNDIAEIALGAEDVNSTSAFNGLKAVFIGIYSTPTANPLTVIADVRKTFPSLVAELPPGMTADIAYDSTKFIDASISEVQKTLIEAALIVIVVIFLFLGSLRSTLIPIVTIPLSLIGVMFALLALGYSLNLLTLLALVLAIGLVVDDAIVVVENIHRHIEEGMTPFDASIAGAREIAVPVISMTITLAAVYAPIGFVSGLTGSLFREFAFTLAGAVIVSGIIALTLSPMMCSKLLTAELSSGGFVKFLDRTFDRLKHRYQRRLSSTLNYRPVTLLVLVGVIAATVLMYATAQQELAPEEDQGILFNLVKTPPAGNIDYLEQVTDHLYNVFKTVPEKEHVFAINGMGGDVHQAFSGILFKPWEERNRTQAQILQDLQPKVNSIAGGQILTFGNPSLPGSTGGPPIQFVLTTTSDYEQLAQVLQKVQEEAMKSGLFIFADSDLKFDTPQIEVKIDHAKANSLGITMQEIGASLATLLGGNYVNRFNLYGRSYQVIPQVPRDFRLQPDWIKRYEVKTSSGKMVPLSTVVDVRESVQPNALTSFQQLNSATLQGVPFPGRTIGEVITFLEGKAKEIFPESFTYDFQGESRQYVQEGNRLVVTFVFALIVIYLVLAAQYESFRDPLIILIALPTSIFGALLPLTFGLGTINIYTQIGLVTLIGLISKHGILMVDYANHLQQTKGLGRRAAIEEAAAIRLRPILMTTAAMVIAMVPLIFATGAGAASRFAIGIVIAFGMTIGTLFTLFVTPAVYTYIAREHRHEKAPSPATGVSHPAE comes from the coding sequence ATGTCGTTCACCGACATCTTCATTCGCCGCCCGGTGCTGGCGTCGGTCGTCAGCCTGCTGATCCTGCTGATCGGCCTCAGCGCCGCGTTCAATCTGCAGGTCCGTCAATACCCCGAGCTGTCCAACACCACGATCACGATCACGACCAGCTACCCCGGCGCCAATGCCGACGTGATCAAGGGCTTCATCACCGTTCCCATTCAGCAGGCGGTCGCCAGCGCCGAGGGCATCGACACGCTGTCGTCGAGCTCGCGCCAGAACGTCTCGACGGTGACGCTCAACCTGCGCCTCAACGCCGACCCGGATCGGGCCGTCGCCGACGTTCTGTCGAAGGTCAATCAGGTGCGCAGCGTGCTGCCGCCGGAATCGATGGACCCGGTCGTCATCAAGCAGACGGGCGAGTCGACGGCACTGATGTACCTGTCGTTCAACTCGGACGTCCTCACTTCCTCGCAGATCACCGACTACCTGACGCGCGTGGTGCAGCCGAAGCTGCAGACGGTCGACGGCGTCGCCAACGCGCAAATCCTCGGCGGCCAGACGTTTGCCATGCGCATCTGGCTCAACCCGCAGAAGATGGCGGCGCTCGGCGTCACGCCGCTGCAGGTACGCACCTCGCTTGCCGCCAACAACTTCACGACCGCTGCCGGCCAGATCAAGGGCGACTTCGTCGAAACGACGATCAACGCCGAGACGTCGCTCGCCAGCGCGGAGGCCTTCGGCCAGCTGGTCGTCGCGGCGCGCGGCGACGCCTTGGTGCGCTTGAATGACATCGCCGAGATCGCGCTCGGCGCCGAGGACGTGAACTCGACGTCGGCGTTCAACGGCCTCAAGGCGGTGTTCATCGGCATCTACTCGACGCCGACCGCCAACCCGCTCACCGTCATCGCCGATGTGCGCAAGACATTTCCGTCCCTGGTAGCCGAGCTGCCCCCGGGCATGACGGCCGACATCGCCTACGACTCGACCAAGTTCATCGACGCGTCGATCTCCGAGGTGCAGAAGACGCTCATCGAGGCGGCGCTCATCGTCATCGTCGTCATCTTCCTGTTCCTCGGCAGCCTGCGCTCGACGCTCATTCCGATCGTCACCATCCCACTGTCACTGATCGGCGTGATGTTCGCGCTGCTGGCACTCGGCTACTCGCTCAACCTCCTGACGCTCCTGGCGCTGGTGCTCGCCATCGGCCTCGTCGTCGACGACGCCATCGTCGTCGTCGAGAACATCCACCGGCACATCGAAGAGGGCATGACGCCCTTCGACGCCTCGATCGCCGGTGCCCGCGAGATCGCCGTGCCGGTCATCTCGATGACGATCACGCTCGCGGCCGTCTACGCGCCGATCGGCTTCGTCTCGGGCCTCACCGGCTCGCTGTTCCGCGAGTTCGCCTTCACGCTCGCCGGTGCGGTGATTGTCTCCGGCATCATCGCGCTCACCCTATCGCCGATGATGTGCTCCAAGCTTCTGACCGCGGAGCTGTCGTCCGGCGGCTTCGTCAAGTTCCTCGACCGCACCTTCGACCGCCTGAAGCACCGCTACCAGCGCCGCCTCAGCAGCACGCTCAACTATCGTCCGGTCACGCTGCTCGTGCTCGTCGGCGTCATCGCTGCAACCGTGCTCATGTACGCCACGGCGCAGCAGGAGCTTGCCCCGGAAGAGGACCAGGGCATCCTCTTCAACCTCGTGAAAACGCCGCCCGCCGGCAACATCGACTATCTCGAGCAGGTCACCGACCACCTCTACAACGTCTTCAAGACGGTTCCGGAAAAGGAGCACGTGTTCGCCATCAACGGCATGGGCGGCGACGTCCATCAGGCGTTCTCGGGCATCCTCTTCAAGCCGTGGGAAGAGCGCAACCGCACGCAGGCGCAGATCCTGCAGGACTTGCAGCCCAAGGTGAACAGCATCGCTGGCGGCCAGATCCTCACCTTCGGCAACCCGTCGCTGCCGGGCTCGACCGGTGGCCCGCCGATCCAATTCGTGCTGACGACGACGTCCGACTACGAGCAGCTCGCCCAGGTTCTGCAGAAGGTGCAGGAGGAGGCAATGAAGAGCGGTCTCTTCATCTTTGCCGATAGCGATCTGAAGTTCGACACGCCGCAAATCGAGGTGAAGATCGACCACGCCAAGGCCAACAGCCTCGGCATCACCATGCAGGAAATCGGTGCCTCGCTGGCTACGCTGCTCGGCGGCAACTACGTCAACCGCTTCAATCTGTACGGCCGCAGCTACCAGGTCATTCCACAGGTGCCGCGCGATTTCCGCCTGCAGCCCGATTGGATCAAGCGCTACGAGGTGAAGACGTCGTCGGGCAAGATGGTGCCGTTGTCGACCGTCGTCGACGTGCGCGAGAGCGTGCAGCCCAACGCCTTGACGAGCTTCCAGCAGCTCAACTCGGCGACGCTGCAGGGCGTCCCATTCCCGGGCCGCACCATCGGCGAGGTCATCACGTTCCTCGAAGGGAAGGCGAAGGAGATCTTCCCGGAATCGTTCACCTACGATTTCCAGGGCGAGAGCCGCCAGTACGTGCAGGAGGGCAACCGGCTCGTCGTCACCTTCGTGTTCGCACTCATCGTCATCTATCTCGTGCTCGCGGCCCAGTACGAGAGCTTCCGCGATCCACTCATCATTCTCATCGCGCTACCGACCTCGATCTTCGGCGCGCTCCTGCCGCTGACCTTTGGCCTCGGCACGATCAACATCTACACGCAGATCGGTCTCGTTACGCTCATCGGCCTCATCTCGAAGCACGGCATCCTCATGGTGGACTACGCCAACCACCTGCAGCAGACGAAGGGGTTGGGCCGGCGCGCGGCGATCGAGGAGGCGGCAGCGATCCGCCTGCGGCCGATCCTGATGACGACCGCCGCCATGGTCATCGCCATGGTGCCGCTCATCTTCGCGACGGGCGCCGGCGCCGCGTCACGCTTCGCCATCGGCATCGTCATCGCCTTCGGCATGACGATCGGCACGCTGTTCACGCTGTTCGTGACGCCGGCGGTCTACACCTATATCGCCCGCGAGCACCGCCACGAGAAAGCGCCGTCACCTGCCACCGGGGTCAGTCACCCGGCAGAGTGA
- the otsB gene encoding trehalose-phosphatase — protein MGDRQHLEERMAKAATDLRMDEVRLAKSSDPTPGDLLAGDVRNYALFLDCDGTLLDIAPTPNEVVVPAKLVETLVRIYKGLGGALAILTGRQLAEIDTLMKPAMFVGSGVHGGELRTTTGGAIARVATSLPASLVEEVIRRAQKLPGIIAEPKGPGLAVHYRLAPHLKDALEAELRGLLTQYPEGLVLCHGRKLFEIIPAGHSKGTALETILALPEFAGRRPIMIGDDMGDIPAFAAARHHGGVGLRVAGEQFGTDVELESPQRVFAWLTRFAEQLETAPRPRSS, from the coding sequence ATGGGTGATCGGCAGCACCTCGAGGAGCGCATGGCGAAGGCCGCGACAGACTTGCGGATGGACGAGGTTCGCTTGGCGAAGAGCAGCGACCCGACGCCCGGCGACCTGCTCGCCGGCGACGTGCGCAACTATGCCTTGTTCCTCGATTGCGACGGGACGCTTCTCGACATCGCCCCGACGCCAAACGAGGTCGTCGTGCCGGCCAAACTCGTCGAGACGCTGGTGCGCATCTATAAGGGTCTCGGCGGCGCGCTCGCCATTCTCACCGGTCGCCAGCTCGCCGAGATCGACACGCTCATGAAGCCGGCGATGTTCGTCGGCTCGGGCGTCCACGGCGGCGAGCTGCGCACGACCACCGGCGGCGCCATCGCGCGCGTCGCGACCAGCCTGCCGGCGTCACTCGTCGAGGAGGTCATTCGCCGCGCGCAGAAGCTGCCCGGCATCATCGCCGAGCCGAAGGGTCCGGGTCTCGCCGTCCACTACCGCCTGGCGCCGCACTTGAAAGACGCGCTCGAGGCCGAGCTGCGGGGATTGCTGACGCAATACCCCGAAGGGCTCGTCCTCTGCCACGGGCGCAAGCTGTTCGAGATCATTCCTGCGGGTCATTCGAAGGGCACGGCGCTGGAGACGATCCTGGCGCTGCCGGAATTCGCCGGCCGCCGCCCAATCATGATCGGCGACGACATGGGCGACATCCCCGCGTTCGCGGCAGCACGCCACCACGGCGGGGTGGGCTTGCGGGTCGCGGGCGAGCAGTTCGGCACAGACGTGGAGCTGGAGAGCCCGCAGCGCGTGTTCGCGTGGCTCACGCGTTTCGCCGAGCAGCTGGAGACGGCGCCGCGGCCACGCTCGTCGTAG
- a CDS encoding ROK family protein has product MGVMAEERPVLNAHGAKRLPSVEVDSYNLEIKDEDGFVGDKASRGAFHDILEKWREPLRELGVDPLGDTLSEEMSKKQLDKMLAEGDPEAGGIIHSAVEDFAQALTSVIKRFLKTSAWRDTEAIVIGGGFRDSRVGELAVGRTEVLLKSGDHKIEIELIRNHPDEAGLIGTAHLMPSWMLQGFDGILAVDIGGTNIRVGIVETKLKKAKDLSKAGVFASDLWRHGDEKTKRDEAVSRLNDMLLEHIALAEKKELKLAPVVGIGCPGLIREDGSIETGAQNLPGNWESSRFNLANCIRERIPLIDGHETQVVIHNDAVVQGLSELPVMQDYERWGVLTIGTGLGNARFTNRRKASE; this is encoded by the coding sequence ATGGGCGTAATGGCAGAAGAGCGTCCCGTCCTTAACGCGCACGGCGCCAAGCGGCTGCCGAGCGTGGAGGTCGACAGCTACAATCTCGAGATCAAGGACGAGGACGGCTTCGTTGGCGACAAAGCGAGCCGCGGTGCCTTCCACGACATCCTGGAAAAGTGGCGCGAGCCGTTGCGCGAACTTGGCGTCGATCCCCTCGGCGACACGCTCTCCGAGGAGATGTCCAAAAAGCAGCTGGACAAGATGTTGGCGGAGGGGGACCCGGAGGCCGGCGGCATCATTCACAGCGCGGTCGAGGATTTTGCGCAAGCCCTGACCTCCGTCATCAAGCGCTTCCTCAAGACTTCGGCGTGGCGCGACACCGAGGCGATTGTCATCGGCGGAGGGTTCCGCGACAGCCGCGTCGGCGAGTTGGCCGTCGGCCGCACCGAGGTGCTGCTGAAGTCCGGCGACCACAAGATCGAGATCGAGCTCATTCGCAACCATCCGGACGAAGCGGGGCTCATCGGCACCGCCCACCTCATGCCTTCGTGGATGCTGCAGGGTTTCGATGGCATCCTCGCCGTCGACATCGGCGGCACCAACATCCGCGTCGGGATTGTCGAAACCAAGCTGAAGAAGGCAAAGGACCTCTCCAAGGCCGGGGTGTTCGCCTCCGACCTGTGGCGGCACGGCGACGAGAAGACCAAGCGCGACGAGGCCGTGAGCCGGCTCAACGATATGTTGCTCGAGCACATCGCATTGGCCGAAAAGAAGGAGCTAAAGCTCGCCCCCGTGGTTGGCATCGGCTGCCCGGGGCTCATTCGCGAGGACGGCTCCATCGAGACCGGCGCCCAGAACTTGCCCGGCAATTGGGAAAGCAGCCGCTTCAACCTCGCGAACTGCATCCGCGAGCGCATTCCCCTGATCGACGGGCATGAGACCCAAGTGGTCATCCACAATGACGCCGTTGTGCAGGGCCTGAGCGAGCTGCCCGTGATGCAGGACTACGAGCGTTGGGGCGTGCTGACCATCGGCACCGGGCTGGGGAATGCCCGCTTCACCAACCGGCGCAAGGCGTCGGAATAA
- a CDS encoding low affinity iron permease family protein, with the protein MAQLSDKNTSFFTRFARWVSHATGSPYAFAMAVAVVLVWVVSGPLFGFSDTWQLVINTGTTIVTFLMVFAIQASQNRDSEAIQVKLDELIRAIEGAQNRLLDLEELEEDEIERIRGEYRQLASEARDDTSAGTDCPPAPR; encoded by the coding sequence ATGGCCCAGCTTAGCGACAAGAACACCTCGTTCTTTACGCGATTTGCGCGGTGGGTCTCGCACGCGACGGGTTCGCCTTATGCGTTCGCAATGGCGGTCGCGGTGGTTCTGGTGTGGGTGGTGAGCGGCCCGCTGTTCGGCTTCTCCGACACCTGGCAGCTCGTCATCAATACCGGCACCACGATCGTGACCTTCCTGATGGTGTTCGCCATCCAGGCGTCGCAGAACCGCGATTCGGAGGCCATCCAGGTCAAGCTCGACGAATTGATCCGCGCCATCGAGGGCGCGCAAAACCGCTTGCTCGACCTCGAAGAGCTCGAAGAAGACGAGATTGAGCGCATTCGCGGCGAGTATCGCCAGTTGGCGAGTGAGGCGCGCGACGATACGAGCGCCGGTACGGATTGCCCGCCGGCGCCGCGCTGA
- a CDS encoding efflux RND transporter periplasmic adaptor subunit, with product MIKRFLIALVVMGVLVGGLAYFKLVFMPQMIKEIISSQVPPPAVITAESTKTEEWTERLPAIGTLIASQGVEIAAQVSGIVTGLGFESGQDVASGTKLVQLDIAVEQADLASADAILREAEVAFKRQTDLLVKAVASEANVDTARAKRDTATAALNRIKALIAQKAILAPFAGRLGIRHVEVGQYISPGLAMVSLQALDPIWVDFPMPEQNVGKLHVGETIELTVDAFGKQVFKGSVTSLDARVSQETRTLLVRGTLPNPDHALLPGMFANVQVLAGGPAKVITVPRTAITYSLYGDSVYVLKPQEGQPAPAKPEDTVYVVERRFVKSGQVREDRVAVTSGLKEGEQVVTTGQVKLANGSLVKVDNSQALVPPATRPYQ from the coding sequence ATGATCAAGCGCTTCCTCATCGCCTTAGTCGTCATGGGCGTCCTCGTTGGTGGGCTCGCCTATTTCAAGCTCGTCTTCATGCCGCAGATGATCAAAGAGATCATCAGCTCGCAGGTGCCTCCGCCGGCAGTGATCACCGCCGAGTCCACCAAGACCGAGGAATGGACCGAGCGGCTGCCGGCCATCGGCACGCTCATCGCGTCGCAGGGCGTCGAGATCGCCGCCCAGGTGTCCGGCATCGTGACCGGGCTCGGTTTCGAGAGCGGCCAGGACGTGGCGTCCGGCACGAAGCTCGTGCAGCTCGATATCGCCGTCGAACAGGCCGATCTCGCCAGCGCCGACGCGATCCTGCGTGAGGCGGAAGTCGCCTTCAAGCGGCAGACCGACTTGCTGGTGAAGGCTGTCGCCTCCGAAGCGAATGTCGATACGGCCCGCGCCAAGCGCGACACCGCAACGGCCGCCTTGAACCGGATCAAGGCGCTGATCGCGCAGAAGGCGATCCTCGCGCCCTTCGCGGGGCGTCTCGGCATCCGCCATGTGGAGGTGGGGCAGTATATCTCACCCGGTCTCGCGATGGTGTCGCTGCAGGCGCTCGATCCGATCTGGGTCGACTTCCCCATGCCGGAGCAGAACGTCGGCAAGCTGCACGTGGGCGAAACTATCGAGCTGACGGTCGATGCGTTCGGCAAGCAGGTCTTCAAGGGCTCGGTCACATCCCTCGACGCCCGCGTTTCGCAGGAGACACGTACGCTCTTGGTGCGCGGCACCCTGCCCAATCCCGACCACGCCCTGCTGCCGGGCATGTTCGCCAACGTGCAGGTTCTCGCCGGCGGACCGGCCAAGGTCATCACCGTGCCGCGTACGGCCATCACCTACAGCCTCTACGGCGACAGCGTGTACGTCTTGAAGCCCCAGGAGGGCCAGCCGGCGCCGGCGAAACCCGAGGACACCGTCTACGTGGTCGAGCGCCGCTTCGTCAAAAGCGGACAGGTGCGCGAAGACCGCGTGGCCGTGACCTCCGGCCTGAAAGAGGGCGAGCAGGTCGTCACCACGGGGCAGGTAAAGCTGGCCAACGGCAGCCTCGTCAAAGTCGATAACTCGCAGGCACTCGTGCCACCCGCCACGCGACCGTACCAGTAG
- a CDS encoding alpha,alpha-trehalose-phosphate synthase (UDP-forming) translates to MSRIVLVSNRVADLSKASQAGGVAVAIADTLRARKGLWLGWNGRIGDRSEELNAKPALAEFDGTTVATLALSSREHDDYYTGYSNNVLWPVFHSRLDIAQFEAGYYQRYLDVNKRFAQALRPLLKPDDIIWVHDYHMIPLGMELRALGVTNPIGFFLHIPVPPAQTFLAIPEHRELARGLASYDLIGLQTKVDVGNLIDYLQDGVFGRILQDGRIRAFDRELSIASFPVGIDVDSFIGSRPKRGREAPTATTRLLGVDRLDYTKGLPQKFRAFGRFLEKYPDYRRKVILSQIAPPTRETMVAYTDIKHELETLSGSINGRYGELDWVPIQYIHRATPRKMLVDVYRNSRVGFVTPLRDGMNLVAKEYVAAQDPGDPGVLILSRFAGAAEQMKEALIVNPYDVEEMAKSIKVALEMGLTERQERHQALLDSVRSNSTYDWCRSFLNALESVGRRSTLAIPTSPSDAARKALQEIELARVSPRIQPS, encoded by the coding sequence ATGAGTCGCATCGTTCTGGTCTCCAATCGTGTCGCCGATCTGTCCAAGGCATCGCAGGCCGGCGGTGTGGCCGTCGCCATCGCCGACACCCTGCGCGCGCGCAAGGGCCTGTGGCTCGGATGGAACGGTAGGATCGGTGACCGCAGCGAGGAGTTGAACGCCAAGCCCGCCCTCGCGGAGTTCGACGGCACGACCGTCGCGACGTTGGCGCTCAGCTCGCGCGAGCATGACGATTATTACACTGGCTACTCCAACAACGTGCTGTGGCCGGTGTTTCACTCGCGCCTCGACATCGCGCAGTTCGAAGCCGGCTACTACCAGCGCTATCTCGACGTCAACAAGCGCTTCGCCCAGGCGCTGCGTCCGCTGCTCAAACCCGACGACATCATCTGGGTCCACGACTACCACATGATCCCGCTCGGCATGGAGCTGCGGGCCCTCGGCGTCACCAATCCGATCGGCTTCTTCCTGCACATTCCGGTGCCGCCGGCGCAGACGTTTCTCGCCATCCCGGAGCATCGCGAGCTTGCCCGCGGCCTCGCCTCCTATGACCTCATCGGCCTGCAGACCAAGGTCGACGTCGGCAATCTGATCGACTACCTGCAGGACGGCGTGTTCGGCCGCATCCTCCAGGACGGGCGCATCCGCGCCTTCGACCGCGAGCTGTCGATCGCGAGTTTCCCCGTTGGCATCGACGTCGATTCATTCATCGGCTCGCGCCCGAAGCGCGGCCGCGAGGCGCCAACCGCTACTACCCGGCTGCTCGGCGTCGACCGGCTCGACTACACCAAGGGCCTGCCGCAGAAATTCCGCGCCTTCGGACGCTTCCTCGAGAAGTATCCTGACTATCGGCGCAAGGTGATCCTGTCGCAAATCGCGCCGCCGACGCGCGAAACGATGGTTGCATACACCGACATAAAACATGAGTTAGAGACTCTGTCGGGAAGCATCAACGGCCGCTACGGGGAACTGGATTGGGTGCCGATTCAATACATTCACCGTGCAACGCCGCGCAAAATGCTCGTGGATGTCTATCGCAACTCGCGCGTCGGCTTCGTCACCCCGTTGCGCGACGGAATGAACCTTGTCGCTAAGGAATACGTTGCCGCCCAGGACCCGGGAGACCCCGGCGTTCTCATTTTGTCGCGCTTCGCCGGGGCCGCGGAGCAGATGAAGGAGGCGCTCATCGTCAACCCCTACGACGTGGAAGAAATGGCCAAGTCGATAAAGGTCGCGCTGGAGATGGGCCTTACCGAGCGGCAGGAGCGTCATCAGGCGCTGCTCGACAGCGTGCGCAGCAACAGCACCTACGACTGGTGCCGCTCGTTCCTAAATGCACTCGAAAGCGTCGGACGCCGTAGCACGCTGGCCATTCCCACCTCGCCATCGGATGCGGCGCGCAAGGCGTTGCAGGAGATCGAGCTAGCCCGCGTGTCGCCCCGCATACAGCCCAGTTGA